From uncultured Desulfobacter sp., the proteins below share one genomic window:
- the lpxA gene encoding acyl-ACP--UDP-N-acetylglucosamine O-acyltransferase: MTETNQQIHPIHPIHPTAIIDPSARIDENVTIGPYTIVKGDVTIGSGTTIGPHCTIDDHVTIGPDCNIFQYASIGGAPQDLKFHGETTHLTIGRGTIIREFATVNRGTGFGGGLTAVGEENYLMAYTHVAHDCKTGKGVILANNATLAGHIEIGNYATIGGLVAIHQFVKIGDYAYIGGKSAVVKDIPPFVIAAGDRATLHGLNNVGLKRHNFDTLVVRQLKKAYRIFFRIGLTVTQAVERTKAEVEQLPEVVAFIEFIKNSNRGVTR, encoded by the coding sequence ATGACCGAAACCAATCAACAGATTCACCCAATTCATCCTATTCATCCAACGGCAATTATTGATCCATCTGCCAGGATAGATGAGAATGTTACTATTGGCCCTTATACCATTGTCAAAGGCGATGTTACCATTGGATCCGGCACAACCATCGGGCCTCATTGCACCATTGACGATCATGTCACCATCGGCCCGGACTGTAATATTTTTCAGTACGCTTCCATTGGCGGCGCTCCCCAGGATCTTAAATTTCACGGTGAAACCACTCATCTGACCATCGGCAGGGGGACCATTATCCGTGAATTTGCCACTGTCAACAGGGGTACGGGGTTTGGCGGCGGGTTAACTGCGGTGGGAGAAGAAAATTATCTGATGGCCTATACCCACGTTGCCCACGACTGCAAAACCGGCAAAGGCGTCATTCTTGCCAACAACGCGACCCTTGCCGGACATATTGAGATAGGGAATTATGCCACGATAGGTGGTCTTGTGGCCATCCATCAATTTGTCAAAATCGGAGACTATGCCTATATCGGCGGTAAATCCGCAGTGGTTAAAGACATTCCTCCTTTTGTGATTGCCGCAGGTGACAGGGCTACACTGCATGGATTGAATAATGTGGGCCTCAAGCGCCACAATTTTGATACGCTCGTCGTCCGTCAATTGAAAAAAGCGTACCGGATATTTTTTCGGATCGGACTGACCGTGACCCAGGCCGTGGAAAGAACCAAAGCAGAAGTGGAGCAACTTCCTGAAGTTGTCGCTTTTATTGAATTTATTAAAAATTCCAATCGTGGGGTGACCCGTTAA
- the lpxI gene encoding UDP-2,3-diacylglucosamine diphosphatase LpxI (LpxI, functionally equivalent to LpxH, replaces it in LPS biosynthesis in a minority of bacteria.), protein MESCEDNSSSSHIGLIAGGGQFPLLFTQKARANGYRVIGVGFHSETDPQLAQLTHRFEWLYLGQLSKLIRYFKSHGVTQVVLMGSISKANIFKDIRPDFKALAFIAKTVGTHDDNVLSAFADLLAKQGITLVPSTFLLPELISPKGCWTKRKPDKAEKKDIEQGWKLAKAVGRLDIGQCLVISNGTVLAVEAIDGTDATIERGGRLSRDNGATVVKISKPNQDLRFDLPSSGCTTIETMHRSGVNVLVLEAEKSISFDRERMIALADKYNICITAVTEDEIHD, encoded by the coding sequence ATGGAGAGCTGCGAAGACAATAGTAGTTCTTCCCACATCGGTCTGATTGCCGGTGGCGGCCAGTTTCCGCTTCTGTTTACCCAAAAAGCACGTGCAAACGGTTATAGAGTGATAGGGGTTGGATTTCACAGCGAAACCGACCCCCAGCTTGCCCAGTTAACCCATCGGTTTGAATGGCTTTATTTAGGCCAGCTCAGCAAACTGATTCGTTATTTTAAATCCCATGGCGTCACACAGGTGGTGCTCATGGGTTCCATCAGCAAAGCCAATATTTTCAAAGATATAAGGCCGGATTTTAAAGCTCTTGCTTTTATAGCTAAAACTGTGGGCACCCACGATGACAATGTCCTTTCAGCATTTGCGGATCTTCTGGCAAAGCAGGGTATTACCTTAGTGCCATCCACCTTTCTTCTGCCCGAATTGATCAGTCCCAAAGGATGCTGGACAAAACGCAAACCAGACAAGGCTGAAAAAAAAGATATTGAGCAAGGATGGAAACTTGCCAAAGCCGTGGGGCGTCTTGATATCGGTCAGTGCCTTGTTATTTCCAATGGGACAGTCCTCGCAGTTGAAGCCATTGACGGCACGGATGCCACTATAGAACGGGGAGGGCGACTGAGCCGGGACAATGGCGCCACAGTGGTTAAAATATCCAAACCTAATCAGGATTTGCGTTTTGATTTACCCTCATCCGGATGTACGACCATTGAAACCATGCATCGGTCCGGGGTCAACGTACTTGTGCTCGAAGCTGAAAAGTCAATTTCCTTTGACCGTGAACGAATGATTGCCCTGGCAGACAAATATAATATCTGTATAACCGCTGTAACCGAGGATGAGATCCATGACTGA
- the lpxB gene encoding lipid-A-disaccharide synthase, whose translation MTERTCHIMILAGEPSGDFHGGALVRSLRQLCPGVRITGIGGKTMAGQGADIFFPIEKLSAMGLVQVIRQLGTIKQAFCLVKRRLKTDPPDAVVLIDYPGFNLKIANYIKQHYDIPICYYIAPKVWAWNAKRLDVIAKVIDHVALIFPFEIPIYKAKKIRATYVGNPLVDEYPQSLPVLGSTNEKKLSDDLVIGLLPGSRSAEIDNLLPVMLDAAGMIAKKYPHLKCLVSSGIEQYEERIKQIVSVHPNSNLCRIVTGRPKQIFDRAALLIAASGTVTLEAALNLVPTVIIYKMSGMAYRLARLLVKAKYIGLANLIVGHQIMPELIQDNANAQTICETVLSMLPELSTHQQQLHQVRRRLGLPGAPKRAAAIILNLIHKNEIPKSCLTNSGKSD comes from the coding sequence ATGACTGAACGTACTTGCCATATTATGATTCTTGCCGGTGAGCCTTCAGGCGATTTTCACGGGGGGGCGTTGGTGCGGTCTTTAAGGCAACTTTGTCCCGGTGTCCGGATTACGGGCATCGGTGGTAAAACTATGGCGGGGCAGGGTGCGGACATTTTTTTTCCCATTGAGAAGTTGTCCGCCATGGGGCTTGTTCAAGTGATCCGGCAGTTGGGGACCATCAAACAGGCCTTTTGTCTTGTTAAGCGACGATTGAAAACAGATCCCCCGGATGCTGTTGTGCTCATTGATTATCCTGGTTTTAATCTGAAAATCGCTAATTATATAAAACAGCATTATGACATTCCCATCTGTTATTATATTGCGCCAAAGGTCTGGGCTTGGAATGCCAAACGCCTGGATGTCATTGCAAAAGTCATCGACCATGTAGCGCTGATTTTTCCCTTTGAAATTCCCATTTATAAAGCCAAAAAAATTCGCGCCACCTATGTGGGAAATCCTTTGGTGGATGAGTACCCCCAAAGCCTGCCGGTTTTAGGCAGCACCAATGAAAAAAAGCTGTCTGATGATCTGGTTATCGGACTGCTTCCGGGTTCCAGATCTGCTGAAATTGACAACCTGCTTCCTGTTATGCTGGATGCCGCAGGCATGATTGCAAAAAAATATCCCCATTTAAAATGTCTTGTTTCATCCGGTATTGAACAGTATGAAGAACGTATTAAACAGATTGTATCTGTTCATCCAAACAGCAATCTATGCCGAATTGTAACAGGTCGGCCAAAACAGATTTTTGATCGGGCCGCGCTTTTAATTGCCGCATCCGGCACCGTCACGCTGGAAGCCGCATTAAATCTTGTGCCCACAGTAATTATTTATAAAATGTCCGGTATGGCTTACCGGCTTGCACGACTGCTTGTGAAAGCCAAATACATTGGGCTTGCCAATCTGATAGTCGGTCATCAGATAATGCCTGAATTGATTCAGGACAACGCCAATGCTCAAACCATCTGTGAAACCGTATTATCAATGTTACCTGAACTATCGACGCATCAACAGCAACTTCATCAGGTCCGCAGACGATTGGGCCTGCCGGGTGCCCCAAAACGCGCAGCAGCCATAATACTTAACCTGATTCATAAAAATGAGATCCCAAAGAGTTGTTTGACAAATTCAGGAAAAAGCGATTAG
- a CDS encoding hemolysin family protein has protein sequence MSIEATLLCICLFLSGFFSMSETALFSISRVKAFHISKDGSKSGQLILGMKEDSHTLLTTILIGNNLVNIGASSLATSLAISHFQSNAVGIATGVMTLLILVFGEIFPKSFANHNNVVVARAVIYPIYWLSKILWPLIFVLNFIPKLHGMIDNSQDTVTEDELMTMVEVVEGEGEIKEEEMEYITNIFEFDDTYCSEIMTPRADMFVVDAAEGLDIPKILKTGFSRIPVIEDTIDNIVGILHIKDLFSGYLKNNGSETNSDSLDVKEIMKKPYFIPESKKLDSLLKAFKAKKSHMAVVVDEYGGVSGIVTLEDVVEEIFGEIADESDKNTPDIVQIKGNKWLVSGKTDIYHVNKELNLGIPESVNYDTVSGFFLELVERIPNPGESVRMNNWTFTVKDMDGNRIQSFIIKPAEEP, from the coding sequence ATGAGTATTGAAGCAACCTTGTTATGCATCTGCCTTTTTCTATCCGGTTTTTTTTCCATGTCTGAAACAGCGCTTTTTTCAATTTCAAGAGTCAAAGCCTTTCATATCTCTAAAGATGGTTCAAAGTCCGGTCAGCTTATCCTGGGCATGAAGGAAGACTCTCACACACTTTTGACCACCATTCTCATCGGTAACAACCTGGTAAATATTGGTGCATCATCCCTTGCCACCTCCCTGGCCATTTCCCATTTCCAGTCAAATGCCGTGGGAATTGCTACCGGTGTAATGACGCTTCTGATTCTTGTGTTTGGGGAGATTTTCCCAAAATCCTTTGCCAACCATAATAATGTAGTGGTCGCAAGGGCAGTCATATATCCCATATACTGGTTGTCAAAAATTTTATGGCCTTTGATTTTTGTGCTTAATTTCATACCTAAATTGCACGGAATGATAGACAATTCCCAGGATACCGTAACCGAAGATGAATTGATGACCATGGTGGAAGTGGTGGAAGGCGAAGGTGAAATAAAAGAAGAAGAGATGGAATACATCACCAATATCTTTGAATTTGATGACACCTATTGTTCTGAAATTATGACACCCAGGGCAGATATGTTTGTGGTTGATGCAGCAGAAGGCCTGGACATCCCCAAAATTTTGAAAACAGGATTTTCACGCATTCCGGTGATTGAGGATACCATCGATAACATTGTGGGCATTTTGCACATCAAAGATTTATTTTCAGGATACCTGAAAAATAACGGTTCCGAGACGAACTCTGACAGCCTTGATGTCAAAGAGATTATGAAAAAGCCGTATTTCATCCCGGAATCAAAGAAACTGGATTCACTACTCAAAGCCTTTAAAGCGAAAAAAAGCCATATGGCTGTTGTGGTTGATGAATATGGCGGCGTATCCGGTATCGTAACCCTTGAGGATGTGGTTGAAGAGATTTTTGGTGAAATTGCCGATGAGTCCGATAAAAATACACCGGACATTGTCCAGATTAAAGGGAACAAGTGGCTGGTGTCAGGCAAAACCGATATATATCATGTTAACAAAGAGCTGAATCTGGGCATCCCAGAATCTGTAAACTATGATACGGTTTCGGGATTTTTTCTTGAACTTGTGGAGCGTATTCCAAACCCCGGGGAGTCCGTTCGCATGAATAACTGGACTTTTACGGTAAAGGACATGGATGGCAACCGGATTCAGTCTTTTATCATTAAACCGGCCGAAGAACCCTGA
- a CDS encoding transporter has translation MKKQLMCLTGVLISMIISTTAWADVLDPLDNSSAPVGTKVLVSYFGYQHLPEYENENGTTVDIGTDVAYAAFRPVYFAGKVFGKTWGVNAVVPFQSISVDGEDTADGLGDLVVGPFIFLYENFEDQVFLSFWEFAYTPTGSDEVSNDSWWFQHQLAFGWYPGPWSFDACLNYWQKDKDAAGDDVSDAVELEGVVAYAVTKKLRIGVQAAWWKDFDDIESGGVSLPGTQGENLKLGLNLGYMLQGNLVVNLRYMHDVESKAFTKGSWTYLRLTYIF, from the coding sequence ATGAAAAAACAATTGATGTGTCTCACGGGTGTGTTAATTTCCATGATTATCAGTACAACAGCTTGGGCCGATGTATTAGACCCTCTGGACAACAGTTCGGCCCCGGTCGGCACAAAGGTGCTTGTCAGCTATTTCGGCTACCAGCATTTGCCGGAATATGAAAACGAAAACGGCACCACCGTGGATATCGGGACGGACGTGGCCTATGCCGCATTCAGGCCGGTTTATTTTGCAGGAAAAGTGTTTGGGAAAACCTGGGGGGTCAACGCGGTTGTCCCGTTTCAAAGCATTTCCGTGGATGGGGAGGATACTGCAGACGGCCTTGGGGATCTTGTGGTCGGCCCGTTTATCTTCCTTTATGAAAATTTTGAAGACCAGGTGTTTCTTTCCTTCTGGGAGTTTGCCTATACCCCCACGGGTTCCGATGAGGTCAGCAATGATTCCTGGTGGTTCCAGCACCAGCTCGCCTTTGGCTGGTATCCCGGCCCCTGGTCCTTTGATGCATGCCTAAATTACTGGCAAAAAGACAAGGATGCAGCCGGTGATGATGTGTCGGATGCGGTTGAACTGGAAGGTGTAGTTGCCTATGCCGTCACGAAAAAATTGCGCATCGGGGTTCAGGCTGCCTGGTGGAAAGACTTTGACGATATTGAATCCGGCGGAGTCAGCCTGCCCGGCACCCAGGGAGAAAATTTAAAACTGGGCCTTAACCTAGGTTACATGCTACAGGGAAATCTCGTGGTCAATTTAAGATACATGCACGACGTGGAATCTAAAGCGTTTACAAAAGGCTCCTGGACATATCTGCGCCTAACTTACATATTTTGA
- a CDS encoding transposase, producing the protein MQVNIKTLIDDTQCYETVRELRWPEGRQCPFCESKRVIKRGFDEKEPARQRYECKNCSKRFDDLTGTIFAGHHQPLKVWILCLYFMGLNLSNKQIAKELDLDRTDVQKMTTQLREGVVKKSRP; encoded by the coding sequence ATGCAGGTAAACATAAAGACTCTGATTGATGATACACAATGTTATGAAACTGTTCGGGAATTGCGCTGGCCGGAAGGACGCCAATGTCCGTTTTGTGAATCCAAACGAGTAATCAAAAGGGGTTTCGATGAAAAAGAACCTGCCAGGCAGCGTTATGAATGTAAAAATTGTAGTAAACGCTTTGACGACTTGACGGGTACCATTTTCGCTGGGCATCATCAACCCCTAAAAGTATGGATTTTGTGTCTTTATTTTATGGGGCTGAACTTGTCCAACAAGCAGATTGCCAAAGAACTGGACTTGGACCGCACGGATGTTCAAAAGATGACCACCCAACTTCGTGAAGGCGTGGTAAAAAAAAGCCGCCCGTAA
- a CDS encoding IS1595 family transposase, translating to MVAGHKGNPEAVFQKGREGRRNRLRGARGRGTLEKEKPPVFGMIQRCGLVVIKMLANVRRVTIEPLIKSVILPGTLIYTDEYGIYNRLSEWGYKHKSVNHGAGEYARDEDGDGFHEVHVNTMEGFWSLLRGWLRPHRGVSQEKLPFYLGFFEFVHNAGKRGKALLHSLVELLVR from the coding sequence ATTGTAGCAGGGCATAAAGGCAATCCCGAAGCAGTATTCCAAAAAGGGAGGGAAGGCCGTCGAAATCGTTTACGAGGTGCTCGTGGGCGGGGTACATTGGAAAAAGAGAAGCCACCTGTATTTGGTATGATTCAGCGATGCGGGCTGGTGGTAATCAAGATGCTTGCCAATGTTCGCCGGGTAACCATTGAGCCCTTGATAAAATCAGTCATTTTGCCAGGAACTTTGATCTACACGGATGAATACGGGATATATAACCGATTAAGCGAGTGGGGGTACAAGCATAAGAGCGTGAATCACGGGGCTGGAGAATATGCCAGAGACGAGGATGGGGATGGTTTCCATGAAGTCCATGTAAATACGATGGAAGGCTTCTGGTCTTTGCTACGTGGTTGGTTGCGTCCACATCGAGGAGTTTCACAGGAAAAGCTCCCGTTTTATCTTGGCTTTTTTGAATTCGTTCATAACGCTGGCAAGCGAGGAAAGGCCTTGCTCCATTCACTTGTCGAACTTTTGGTCAGATAA
- a CDS encoding APC family permease, translating to MDNLKRSLGFWACLSVSMGLVVASSTLVTLGQGMGIAGPGFVIAMIAAWVLQHFSAQSFAELACLMPNAGGIRSYTQVALGPLLAMVATIAGYIIPNFFAVPSELAIAGSIISSTFIPSCSPAVIGGTLFGVLIVFNILGVDVFAKSQILFTTGMMVSIAGLGIIGLTEVGNPSLHRLAQMDFNPMGWSVLSLTALAIWLYIGIEFVTPMAQEIQEPEKHIPRAMSLGLLIIFVINLLYGLTCIKYVPLGELAESLSPHILVAQAVLGKPGLVIISIVSLFATASTVNTVIAVVPRMLYSMALNGELPAVFGRLHPRFKTPWIGILAMSGGIGCFYFGGIANAGNIMVYLLAAVSSWLLCYIVAHIDVIVLRLRYPQLKRPYKSPFFPLPQILGALGMLASFINIFPDPEIRNTIMRWSCLFIGISIVYSALWLKLVLNKKLFKPTPLEPVLKYMEMEEPVQSKKEVGVAFGS from the coding sequence ATGGACAACTTAAAAAGATCGCTTGGCTTCTGGGCCTGTCTTTCGGTCAGCATGGGGCTGGTCGTAGCGTCCAGTACGCTGGTAACTCTGGGCCAGGGCATGGGAATTGCCGGCCCCGGGTTTGTTATCGCCATGATTGCAGCCTGGGTGCTGCAGCATTTTTCGGCACAAAGTTTCGCAGAACTTGCCTGCCTGATGCCCAATGCCGGAGGTATCCGGTCCTACACACAGGTTGCCTTGGGCCCGCTGCTGGCAATGGTGGCCACCATTGCCGGATATATTATTCCCAACTTTTTTGCGGTGCCTTCCGAGCTGGCCATAGCAGGGTCAATCATTTCATCTACATTTATTCCTTCATGTTCCCCGGCAGTTATCGGGGGAACCCTTTTTGGGGTTCTCATTGTTTTTAATATACTTGGGGTGGATGTATTTGCAAAGTCACAGATTCTGTTCACCACGGGAATGATGGTTTCAATTGCAGGCTTGGGGATTATTGGACTCACCGAGGTAGGAAACCCGTCACTGCATCGCCTTGCACAAATGGACTTCAATCCCATGGGATGGAGTGTACTCAGTCTTACTGCACTGGCCATATGGCTGTATATCGGTATCGAATTCGTAACACCCATGGCCCAGGAAATTCAGGAACCGGAAAAGCATATTCCCCGGGCCATGAGCCTTGGCCTGTTGATCATTTTTGTTATAAACTTGTTGTACGGGCTTACCTGCATTAAGTATGTACCGCTGGGAGAGCTGGCAGAGTCGCTTAGCCCTCACATCCTGGTGGCCCAGGCAGTTTTGGGCAAACCCGGTCTGGTAATTATTTCAATTGTAAGTCTTTTTGCAACCGCCAGCACCGTGAATACCGTTATTGCCGTGGTCCCGCGGATGCTTTACAGCATGGCTTTAAACGGAGAGCTCCCTGCCGTGTTCGGCAGACTTCATCCCCGTTTCAAGACCCCTTGGATCGGGATACTGGCCATGTCAGGGGGCATTGGCTGTTTTTATTTTGGCGGTATCGCCAATGCAGGCAATATCATGGTCTATCTGCTTGCCGCAGTGTCCTCCTGGCTGCTTTGCTATATCGTCGCCCATATTGATGTGATTGTGCTCAGGCTGCGATATCCCCAACTCAAACGGCCCTACAAATCCCCGTTTTTTCCTTTGCCGCAGATCCTGGGCGCTTTAGGGATGCTGGCGTCCTTTATAAACATCTTCCCTGACCCGGAGATAAGAAATACCATCATGCGATGGTCCTGTCTCTTTATCGGCATATCAATTGTTTATTCAGCGCTATGGCTCAAATTAGTACTGAATAAAAAGCTATTTAAACCGACCCCCCTCGAACCGGTCCTCAAGTATATGGAAATGGAAGAACCTGTTCAAAGCAAAAAAGAAGTTGGCGTGGCTTTCGGGAGCTGA
- a CDS encoding helix-turn-helix domain-containing protein, whose protein sequence is MNNSFYLPEQPFFKLSTRQFVSRVGSSSGLLAQYYSFKVPSNDDRAIVAVPDGTIDILFHCSDSAPTASVCGSVKKGKQIEFKKGSLYFGARFFPGTAKQILKSPLSKFTDREILLDDIQSNSDESVELICGAGSFDERISLFEKYYTHCNNDKDCTPSLISFLLKKINTSCGEIRVQALAEETGYSTRHVSNVFKKYVGISPKLFSRIVRFQRSFSLLRLQKKVTFADLAQNAGYYDQAHFINEFKEFSMNTPTQIIHGSFC, encoded by the coding sequence ATGAACAATTCCTTTTATCTACCGGAACAGCCCTTTTTTAAATTGTCCACCAGACAGTTTGTCTCACGTGTTGGTTCTTCATCCGGCCTGCTGGCACAGTACTACAGTTTTAAAGTCCCATCCAATGATGACCGGGCCATCGTGGCGGTACCGGACGGAACCATTGATATTCTTTTCCATTGCTCCGATTCAGCACCTACAGCGTCAGTGTGCGGGTCGGTTAAAAAAGGCAAACAGATTGAGTTTAAAAAAGGCAGTCTTTATTTTGGCGCAAGATTTTTTCCGGGCACAGCAAAACAAATTCTAAAAAGCCCGCTGTCCAAATTCACAGACCGGGAAATCCTCCTTGACGATATCCAAAGCAACTCAGACGAATCTGTGGAATTGATCTGTGGCGCCGGATCTTTCGATGAAAGGATCTCCCTGTTTGAAAAATATTATACGCATTGCAACAACGATAAAGATTGCACCCCGTCGCTGATCTCATTTCTTCTCAAAAAAATAAATACCTCCTGTGGAGAAATTAGGGTTCAGGCATTGGCCGAAGAAACAGGATACTCCACAAGACATGTCAGCAATGTTTTTAAAAAATATGTGGGGATTTCCCCCAAGCTCTTTTCCAGAATTGTGCGTTTCCAGCGAAGTTTCAGCTTGCTCAGATTACAAAAAAAAGTGACGTTTGCTGATCTTGCCCAGAATGCCGGTTATTATGACCAGGCCCATTTTATCAATGAATTTAAAGAGTTCTCCATGAACACCCCGACCCAGATCATTCACGGCAGTTTTTGTTAA
- a CDS encoding Rid family hydrolase: MERTNYSSGAPLEEIAGYSRMVKVGDHVYIGGTTAVQSDGSVCGETPNEQARFIFEKFTDLLKQAGAQVQDVIKVKAYITDMGFAKEVADAYSEIFKSVRPLFTMVETPKLNRPAQKVEIEIEAVIGCEIS, encoded by the coding sequence ATGGAACGAACGAATTATTCGTCAGGTGCACCGCTTGAAGAAATTGCAGGATATTCCCGGATGGTAAAGGTCGGCGACCACGTTTATATCGGCGGAACAACAGCCGTTCAATCCGATGGTTCTGTTTGCGGTGAAACCCCTAATGAGCAGGCCAGGTTCATATTTGAAAAGTTTACAGACCTTTTAAAACAGGCCGGCGCCCAGGTGCAGGATGTCATCAAGGTCAAAGCCTACATAACGGATATGGGCTTTGCAAAAGAGGTGGCTGACGCTTACAGCGAAATTTTTAAGTCGGTGCGTCCACTTTTTACAATGGTCGAGACCCCCAAACTCAATCGGCCGGCCCAAAAGGTGGAAATTGAAATAGAAGCCGTCATTGGATGCGAAATTTCATAA
- a CDS encoding tyramine oxidase subunit B — protein MTFPKIDFLYLSEADMVKAGVTEMAGCVDAMETMFKLLKVGDFRMGGPNSNSHGVMMTFPENSAFPNMPTDGPDRRFMAMPAYLGGEFDMVGMKWYGSNTENRQKGLPRSILMFTLNDKDTGAPLAYMSANLLSAYRTGAVPGVGFRHFAKKDSSVVGIVGPGVMSKTAFDAIMAERPGIKTVKIKGRGKKSMDDFIAYLNQKYPSIEKIEPVADIEQAAKDADIVFVGTSSPTGDISEYPYINEAWLKPGAVVCCPAAARFDDDFILNRARSVADWINLYEAWAEEMPYPAYETIPIPAVRCMDLIADGKMEKSQVDDLGDILTGKVPARRDEDEIIIYSVGGLPVEDVAWGTTIYRNALEKGIGTKLNLWDTPELA, from the coding sequence ATGACTTTTCCAAAAATCGATTTTCTTTATCTTAGCGAAGCAGACATGGTCAAGGCGGGTGTAACCGAGATGGCAGGCTGCGTGGACGCCATGGAAACCATGTTCAAATTGCTCAAGGTCGGTGATTTCAGGATGGGCGGCCCCAACAGCAATTCCCATGGTGTGATGATGACTTTTCCGGAAAACTCTGCATTTCCCAATATGCCCACTGACGGCCCGGACAGACGTTTTATGGCCATGCCGGCCTATCTTGGGGGCGAATTTGATATGGTTGGGATGAAATGGTACGGGTCAAACACGGAAAATCGTCAAAAAGGGCTTCCCCGCTCGATCTTAATGTTTACCCTCAATGACAAGGATACCGGTGCCCCCCTGGCCTATATGTCGGCAAACTTGCTTAGCGCATACCGGACCGGCGCGGTGCCCGGCGTTGGATTCAGGCATTTTGCCAAAAAAGATTCAAGTGTTGTGGGCATTGTGGGACCTGGAGTGATGAGTAAAACAGCCTTTGATGCAATCATGGCGGAACGTCCGGGGATTAAAACAGTAAAGATCAAAGGCAGGGGCAAAAAATCCATGGACGACTTTATTGCTTATCTGAACCAAAAGTACCCGTCCATAGAAAAAATTGAGCCGGTTGCCGATATCGAACAGGCTGCCAAGGACGCGGATATTGTTTTTGTGGGCACATCCTCTCCCACAGGCGACATCAGCGAATACCCCTACATTAATGAAGCGTGGCTGAAACCGGGAGCTGTGGTATGCTGTCCTGCTGCCGCCCGCTTTGATGATGACTTCATCCTCAACCGGGCAAGAAGCGTGGCCGACTGGATCAACCTCTATGAAGCCTGGGCAGAGGAGATGCCCTATCCGGCCTATGAAACCATCCCCATCCCTGCCGTGCGCTGTATGGATTTGATTGCTGATGGAAAAATGGAAAAAAGCCAGGTCGATGATCTGGGTGACATTCTCACCGGAAAGGTGCCGGCCCGAAGGGATGAAGATGAGATTATTATCTACTCAGTGGGTGGACTGCCTGTGGAAGATGTTGCCTGGGGCACCACCATATACCGAAATGCCCTGGAAAAGGGAATCGGCACTAAGCTGAATCTTTGGGACACGCCTGAGCTTGCCTGA
- a CDS encoding (2Fe-2S)-binding protein has protein sequence MFKRLHDNRPGVDRVTITFEGESLEVPATETVIAAVMASGAGYNRTSPISGAHRAPYCHMGVCHECLMEIDGVPNQQACKIQVRDGMVVKRQYGTKEPVNE, from the coding sequence ATGTTTAAAAGATTGCATGATAACCGACCCGGAGTGGATCGGGTGACGATTACCTTTGAAGGCGAGTCGTTGGAAGTTCCGGCCACTGAAACCGTTATAGCGGCTGTTATGGCCTCCGGGGCTGGCTACAACCGGACCTCACCAATCAGCGGTGCACACCGTGCGCCTTACTGTCATATGGGTGTCTGCCATGAGTGCCTCATGGAAATTGACGGTGTTCCAAATCAGCAGGCCTGCAAGATCCAAGTGCGCGACGGTATGGTGGTGAAGCGACAGTACGGTACAAAGGAGCCGGTCAATGAATAA